From one Planococcus citri chromosome 3, ihPlaCitr1.1, whole genome shotgun sequence genomic stretch:
- the LOC135840553 gene encoding probable ATP-dependent RNA helicase ddx17, with the protein MSFSSIAVVVLIVCYRRSEVKARPQHEENAFVRKAASLHTRGHFDEDNLYVDSTNEKYEYHRSDPSTVKAIATATATATATSTPSAASTSLKVARDGSLRNFAPSSSYNFDSIGNLDGAASSLNGFSSGNNPPLPPAPPPPSFAFPPGGPGFEHFGASSSFGGSGGGGGGGGGSHFEGGSTNFGGGYGGDGGGGGGGGSGSSEAGYHNVQPVIHKSVYVHVAPQEDEVPKQKIILPKITPKKNYQIVFIKAPTPPPPAAPVIPPFPPQSDKTLIYVLHPKPEEAPPIHIPAPPQNAPVKPEVYFIKYKTKKEQEENNGFHHRRYGRDGFEDEGDEESLDVTDSTSATRSSALPESDADADAPLTTQAVENQYNESNEDASGESSNIIGRIYATPQRGGKNAH; encoded by the exons ATGTCATTCTCTAGCATAGCTGTCGTAGTTTTG ATAGTTTGTTACCGGCGCAGCGAAGTAAAAGCTCGGCCGCAACATGAAGAAAACGCATTCGTACGGAAAGCTGCGTCGCTGCATACGCGCGGTCATTTCGATGAGGACAATTTGTACGTGGATTcgacaaatgaaaaatacgagtaccacCGCAGTGACCCATCAACGGTGAAGGCCATCGCAACcgcaacagcaacagcaacagcaacttCAACGCCATCCGCCGCCTCAACGTCGCTCAAAGTGGCTCGCGACGGTTCGTTACGAAATTTCGCTCCATCGTCGTCTTACAATTTCGATAGTATCGGCAATTTGGACGGTGCCGCTTCGTCGTTGAACGGATTCTCGTCCGGAAATAATCCACCGTTGCCACCTGCGCCACCACCGCCATCATTCGCCTTTCCACCAG GCGGACCAGGATTTGAACACTTTGGCGCATCGTCCTCATTTGGCGGATCTGGAggaggcggcggcggcggcggaggTTCGCATTTCGAAGGAGGTTCGACCAATTTCGGAGGAGGATATGGCGGTgatggaggaggaggaggaggaggaggaagcgGTAGTTCGGAAGCGGGATACCACAATGTGCAACCGGTTATCCATAAATCGGTGTACGTACACGTAGCCCCCCAAGAAGACGAAGTGCCAAAGCAGAAAATCATATTACCCAAAATCACGCCGAAAAAGAATTACCAAATCGTTTTCATCAAAGCGCCGACGCCTCCTCCACCGGCAGCGCCGGTAATACCGCCATTCCCGCCGCAATCCGACAAAACGTTGATTTACGTGCTACATCCGAAACCGGAAGAGGCTCCACCTATCCACATTCCAGCGCCGCCTCAGAACGCTCCGGTAAAACCGGAAGTCTACTTCATCAA GTATAAAACGAAAAAGGAACAAGAAGAGAACAACGGATTCCATCATCGAAGATACGGACGAGACGGCTTCGAAGATGAGGGGGATGAGGAGTCGCTGGACGTTACGGATTCGACGTCGGCCACCAGATCGTCAGCTTTGCCAGAGTCAGACGCAGATGCGGACGCTCCGCTAACCACCCAAGCAGTCGAAAATCAGTACAACGAATCCAACGAAGACGCTTCCGGCGAAAGTTCCAACATAATTGGTCGCATTTACGCCACTCCTCAACGCGGAGGCAAAAACGCGCATTAA